In the genome of Oscillospiraceae bacterium, the window GTTCGTGAAGTATGAAGACAAAGTCGTCTACTTTGAAGCGAACGAGAATTATTATAAGGGCTGCCCGAAACTGCAGTACATCCAGTTCAAAGAAGTCAGTGAAGCTGACAAGATCACCTCGATCCAGTCCGGTGCGGTTGATGTCGCCAATCCGAGCGGCAGCAAAATCAAGTTTGAGTCCATCCGTGAGATCAACGGCGGCGAACTTGACGGCGCAGTCATCACCACCAGCTCTGTCGATAACCTCGGCTACGGCTATATCGGTATGAACGCCGATACGGTCAATGTCGGCGGAGATCCTTCTTCCGACGCTTCCAAGAACCTCAGAAAAGGCATCGCAACCCTGTTGGCCGTCTATCGTGACGTCGCCATCAACAGCTACTACGGCGATGCGGCTGCGGTCATCAACTACCCGATCTCCAACACCTCTTGGGCCGCTCCTCAGAAGTCGGATGCCGACTATTCGGTTGCGTTCTCCAAGGATGTTGACGGTAATGAGATCTACACCTCCGACATGGATGCGGAAGCCAGATATGCCGCCGCTCTCCAAGCCGCGATCGGCTTCTTCAAAGCAGCCGGCTTTACCTTTGACGATGCCACCGGTACATTCACTGCGGCTCCCGAAGGCGCCAAACTGACCTATGAAGCGCTCATCCCCGGCGACGGTATCGGCGACCACCCGAACTTCCAAGTTCTCTCCAATACAGCTGCCGCACTCGCTACCATCGGCATCACGCTGGAAGTTTCCGACTTGGCCGACTCCTCGATCCTCTGGGATCGCCTTGACGCCGGCACACAGGAACTCTGGACGGCTGCTTGGGGTGCTACAATCGACCCGGATATGTATCAGGTCTATTACAGCACCGGTATCGTCGGCAGAGGCGGTTCGGATTCCAACCATTATCACATTGATGATGCCAATCTGGACCAGTACATCCTCGACGCCCGTAAGAGCGCGGATCAGGATTACAGAAAAGCGACGTATAAAGCCTGCCTGGACATCATTCTTGATTGGGCAGTCGAAGTTCCGTCTTATCAGAGACAGAACATCATCATCTTCAGCACCGAGCGTGTCAACATTGATACCGTTACTCCGGATATCACGACATACTGGGGTTGGATGAATGATATCGAACTCCTCGAGGTTTACGAAGCCAAGTAAACCCCCTGAGGCAGTACTCAAAGTCAATCGTCTTGAGGAAAGCCCGCCGGTCGGTGGGCTTTCCTCGTAGATGATAATTTCAGGAAATCCTATCCGTTTTGCGAGGAGAAATTGCACACATGTGGAAGTTTTTGGTGAGACGCTTATTTCTGAGCGTAATTATTCTGTTTATAGTGGCCTTGATTATCTATACGATTTTGCGTTGCCTGCCTACATCGTATATCGAGGCAATTGCGCGGGAACGCTCTGCTCTGCCCGGCAGTAAGAGTTACAGCGAGGTTTTGGCGCAACTTAAAGAAGTTTATAAAATGAACGGTTCTATTCTTGAGGGCTTTTTCGCTTGGATCGGCGACTCGCTTCTCAAAGGTAATTTCGGGGATTCATGGGTTTATAACGTCCCTGTCATTGATAAATTCAAGGAAGTTATCTGGGATTCTTTTTATCTCGGCTTTGCTTCATTGATTCTTGAACTTGTCATCGCGATCCCGCTCGGAATTCTGGCTGCAAGAAAGCAGTACAGCAAAACCGATTACGCAGTCACCGTTTTTGCCCTCGTCGGCATCTCACTTCCGTCCTTTTTCTTTGCTACACTATTAAAATTGGTTTTCGCATTTAAACTCAATTGGGTGGAGCCTGTCGGTAAAGTCAGCCGGCTCCATGATCAAATGACCGCATTCGGGCAGGCTATGGACGTCTCGGCACACTTCCTGCTCCCCGTTCTGACGCTGACCATCGTCAGCATCGGCTTCCTGATGCGCTATACCAGAACCAATATGCTTGAAGTTCTCAACTCCGACTATATCCGTACGGCTCGCGCCAAAGGCCTTTCCGAGAATAAAGTTATCAACAAGCACGCCTTCCGCAATACTCTGATTCCGATCGTTACGATTGTAGGCGGCACTCTGCCCGGTTTATTCGCCGGCGCTATGATCACGGAACAGCTTTTCTCCATCCCCGGTATCGGTTATACCTCTTATAACGCAATGATAAAGGGTGACCTTCCGTTCTCCATGTTCTATATGTTATTTTTAGCCGCACTGACTCTGCTCGGAACGCTGATCGCCGATATTCTTTATGCCGTCGTCGATCCGCGGGTTCGCGTGAATTAGAGAGGAGGTGCTGGAAATGGACGACGAGAGAAAGAACACAAATATGCCGCCTGAGGATGAAAATATTCCTCCCAAAAACGAAATAGAAGAGATTCCCGCGGATGAAATCGATGAGGAGATCATCCAAGAGATCGCCCAAAACGAAGGTTCCTCCTGCCCCACCGGCACACTCGACGACGTACAACGTATCAAAGTTCTGTCACCGTCAATGATGGTTTTGAAACGCTTCATCCGCAATAAACTGGCCATCGCCGGACTGATTATCATTATTGCGATGTTCCTGTTCTCATTTGTCGGCGGTCTTGTACATCCGTTTGGTGAAACCCAAATCTTTTATAAAAAAGAAGACCAGTCCTCGCGATATGCCAGCGCCACCGTTAATAATAATTATTATTATGACGTTGCCGAAGGTAAGAGCTTCAATTCACTTGGCCTTGCACAGTTCATTCTTGCCCGCAATAGCGATAAACTGACATTCTCAGCCATGATCGATGGTCAGAATATGGATTTTTTGATCCAACAGATCGGCGAAGACACCTATCTGCTTAACAATGGCAGCCCGGTGGTCAACATCACTTTGATTGGCAGCGCGATGAATTATACGCCCGTTTCCGGGTTCAATCTTTCCGACGCATTTAAAACTGCATTTACGGAGACGTATAACGCCGGTGAAACCGTCTTCACTTACGGCGGAGAGCAATATGCAATTCAATCCTCTAAACGCGAAATCGTCATCTCTACCTTTGAGCCGGCTGTTTTGCTTTCAAAGAATATCTATGATACTTATTCTGCTGACTTTAAACCCGGCTTTGATTTCAAATTAGCTGCCGAAACAACCCTTACCGCTATGATAACTTCGATGGCCGAGCAAAATCTCCCACAGGCTACGGCAGAATTTGAATATAATGGCGAGACCTACAGCATCGAAGTTCGTTCCGATGCCGATTTATCGATCATATCCGCTGTCAAAGACGGAACCGCCACGCCGGTTGCCAATATCAGTGAGATTATTGTAACCCCGTATGCAAACGATATCTTCCTGACCGTCGAATACAAATCTTTGGTTACGAAAGCCATCAATGAAAACCTCACTGAATTTGACGCACTGGACAACAAGGGCGAAATGGTCCATTTTACCGTTGAACGCAAGGATCTTGAATATGTCATCCGTACCAACCTCACGACCGATTTAATCGATGCTTATGCATCACCGAGTGCCACTCACTGGCTAGGTACCGACGGTTCCGGCATGGACATGCTGGTCCGCCTGATGTACGGCGGCCGCGTCTCGCTGATGATCGGTTTTGTCGTTGTTATCATTGAAACCCTGATCGGCATTGTCATCGGCGGTATCTCCGGTTACTTCGGCAAATGGGTGGATACGATTTTGATGCGTCTGGTTGAAATCTTCAACTGCATCCCGACACTGGCGCTGTTCATCATCATCGGTACGGCGATGAGTGCCCTAAAAATTGACCCGACCGTACGAATATACCTGTTAATGATCTTATTAGGCGTCACCGGCTGGCCCGGCATCGCCCGTGTCGTCAGAGGCCAGATCCTCTCTTTGCGCGAACAGGAATTCATGACAGCCGCCGAGGCGAGCGGACTTTCGACCTCACGCAAGATCTTCAAGCACCTGATCCCCAACGTCATCCCGCAGCTGATCGTCTATGCGACCATGGGACTCGGCAGCATTATCCTCACCGAGGCAACCCTGAGCTTCTTGGGACTCGGCGTCAAATATCCGTATGCCTCCTGGGGCAACATCATCAACGCCGTCAACGACAGCTATGTGCTCCAAAATTTCTGGTTCGTTTGGATTCCCGCCGGTTTCCTCATCCTGCTGACGGTTCTGGGATTTAACTTTATCGGTGACGGTCTGCGCGATGCGTTTGACCCGAAGATGAAAAGGTAGGTGAACGGCTTTGAAGAAAAACGATAAAAAGACCATAAAAGGTGTCAACTACCTCTCTGCAAAAGAAGTGCGCGCGATTTCGAAACGCAACCGCAAGATCACCGATGAACTCGAGAAAAAACGCAACCGCAAAGACGTGCCGGTATCCGAATTCACCACCGTGATGCACGATCCTTCCAACGTCGTGGAGTTCGATGATCTGCACACCTATTTCTTCACCGATCTCGGTACCGTAAAAGCGGTCGACGGTGTCTCATTCAATGTCCCCAAGGGAAAAACCGTCGGCGTCGTCGGAGAATCCGGCTGCGGTAAATCGGTCACGAGTTTGTCATTGATGCAGCTTGTTCAGCGCCCTACCGGACAGATTGTCAGCGGTGAAATCCGTTTTGATTCCGGCGACGGCGTCTATGATATTTCCAAGGTACCGACGAATTTTATGCAGAAAATCCGCGGCAATATGATCTCGATGATCTTTCAGGAGCCGATGACCAGTCTGAATCCGGTCTTTCGGATCGGAATGCAGGTTGATGAGGTTATTACGCTGCACAATCCCGAGATGGATAAAGAGGCCGTTAAGGCCAGAACCATTGAAATGCTCAATCTGGTCGGCATCGCCAACGCCGAGGGTGTTTATAAAATGTATCCGCACGAGCTGTCGGGCGGTATGCGCCAACGTGTTATGATCGCCATCGCACTCGCCTGCAATCCCAAATTGATTATTGCCGACGAGCCGACTACGGCGCTCGATGTGACCATTCAGGCCCAGATTCTCGATCTGCTGCGCAACCTGAAGGACAAAATCAACGGCAGTATTATGCTGATCACCCATGACTTGGGCGTCATCGCGGAAATGGCCGATTTTGTGGTGGTTATGTATGCCGGCCGCATTGTCGAAAAAGGTACGGCGGCTGAGATTTTCGCCAACCCGAAACACCCCTACACCATCGGCCTGATGGAGAGTAAACCGGTCGTGGGACGAGTGACCGACCGACTTTACAACATCCCGGGTCAGGTTCCGAACCCCATCAATATGCCGAATTACTGCTATTTCAGAGACAGATGCGAAAAGTGTATCGAAAAATGCAGCGGTGAATATCCCGCCGAAATTAAAATTTCAGACACCCATTTCGTCTCATGCTATCTTTATGACGGGGAGGGTGCGGCAAAATGAGCGAACTGCTGAAAAAAAACGACTATAAGCCACTGGTGCACGAAAAGGAGAATCTGATCGAGGTCAATTCCCTGCGCACCTATTTCCCGATTAAAACGGGACTTTTCTCCCACGTTACGGGATATGTCAAAGCAGTCGACGGCGTCTCGTTTAAAATCAAACGCGGACAGACCATGGGACTTGTCGGCGAATCCGGCTGCGGAAAAACCACAATCGGTCGCACGCTGCTGCGTCTGACGCCCCATACCGACGGTGAAGTCCTGTTCGAAGGGAAATCCGTATTCAAACTCTCAAAAAAAGAACTCTTAGCCATTCGTCCGAAGATGCAAATCATCTTCCAGGATCCGTATTCCAGCTTGTCCCCGCGTATGCCGGTCGGTGAGATCATCGGCGAAGCGGTGCGCGAACATAATCTGGTTCCCCCGGATCAATTCGATAAATATATTACTTCAAAGATGAATGCCTGCGGACTTCAGGAGTATCATAAGGATAGATATCCGCACGAGTTCTCCGGCGGTCAGCGTCAGAGAATCTGTATTGCCCGTGCGCTTGCCCTCAATCCGGATTTCGTCGTCTGCGACGAACCGGTATCGGCACTCGACGTCTCGATTCAGGCGCAGATTATCAACCTGCTCAAAGATTTGCAGCATGAATTCAACCTCACTTACCTGTTCATCTCGCATGACCTGTCGGTCGTGGAGCATATTTCGGATACGATCGGCGTAATGTATCTGGGCTCGATGGTTGAAACCGGCACAAAAGAAGACGTTTTCCGCGAGCCGCTGCACCCCTACACACAGGCGCTGTTCAGCGCCATCCCCATGCCCGACCCCACGATTAAGATGAATCGGATCATCCTTGAAGGCAGCATCCCCTCCCCTGCAAATCCCCCTGCCGGCTGTAAATTCCACACCCGCTGCAAACACTGCATGGAAATCTGTAAAAATGTGATCCCCGAACCTGTTGACGTCGGAAACGGCCACATCGTAAATTGCCATCTGATCAAAAAATAAGCGGATTAAGAACTATAACGACGGCAACCGGCACCGTTAATCACCCAGTTCAAACTTGATTCAGGACGGCTGTTATGTTTCGAAAAAAAACCAAAAAAACATATGACGACGATGACGGGCGTGTGATAGCACCTATGAACGTCGACGGTATGCCTTGGTACCGAAAAGGTAAAAGCGATTCTTTACACGGTGAATCGCATGGCGATTCCGGTTCCAAAGAGCCGCCTCTGACGAGAAAAGAGACCTTGGTTTTAATTCTCAACGGTGCGCTTGCAGGTCTTGCTGTTGCATTGGTTCTCGGCGCGCTCGGTGCGCTGTTTATCCTGTTTCTAACGAATGTTTGGCTGAGATAAAATCCCGTAAAAAACAACTCATGCCTTGAGTTTACAAAATAAAGGCAACGTTCTCCGTTCCGCACCTGCTCTTCTTTTTTGATCTGCAGTTACTACATAAGGAGGTTCTCGTGGCAAAAAAGCGAATTAACTGGACTAAATTATTTATTTTTTTTGTTGTTGTGATACTTGTCGGCGGCATCGGCTGGATCGCAGGTTCTGTAATCTCTCAATATGACGTCACAAGATATGAGGATTCGGTCGATATTTTTATCGGAAAAGGCGTCGAAAACGGTGGGGTTACCGCTGTATATGGCGAACAAAAGACGCTGTTGAATAGTTCCAATTTTCAATCTATGCGTAATTTGCTTACGATCACCGAAAGGCAAAAGCTCTTATCCGCTCCGTCAACCGAAGGAAAAACATCGATCACGGTGACGGTGGACGAAAAGAATTACTTTGTCGCTTATTTTCTAAATGAAAGCGGTGACACGTATCTGCACACCTGTCTGGACGGCAAGACACGCAATTTCTTTGTCGACGGGCCGAAATATCAGATTTTCAGCAGAATGCTGAAATACATATCGCCCGAAGGCGTTTACGGTGCGAACGAATCAATATCATAATAAATAAATTATTTATTGTTTTACGATAAATATATATTGACATACGGATTTCTATATGATACACTGTTCTTATACTGAATCGTAAACGATTCAGAAACTTTCGTCTGAAAAGGAGAATGGTGTAATGGTTCACTCATTAATTGACTCGAAATTTTACAAAATCCTGCGTGTTGTTTTAAACATCGCCTTATGGATTGCAGCCGGAGCCTTTTTGGCCTCGTTTTTTCTGTTGCTGTTCAAGCCGGAAATGATGTCTAATCTGGTCTTAGACGGATTTTCGCTGAACGGGATTGATTATTCCGAAACGCCGATTTTAAAAATTATTTTTATTGCCAACACCGACATCATCATGCTTCTGGGTGTCTTCTGTGTATGGATGCTTCGCAATATTGTCAATTCGCTCAAAGCCGGTTCACCGTTTTCGACTGATAATGTCAGACGGATACGGCTGGTCGGATGGGCTTTATTCGTAACGGCGTATCTCAGACAGGCGGCCAGCTTCATGGCGGCAGATCAGGTAAGTCAGATGCTCTCTGAAAAAGGGCTGGATTCATTCATTCAGGCACAGTTTCGTATCATCCCCGAAGGCGCAGTGCTGGCATTTTGTGTTTTGCTGTTGGCCGAGATTTTCCGGTATGGCTGTATGCTTCAGGCCGAACACGACACGACCGTGTAGAAGGATGGTTTAATTATGCCGATTATCATACGTTTGGATCGAATGATGGCTGACCGGAAAATGTCACTGAACGAATTGTCGGAACGGGTCGGTATCACAATCGCGAATTTATCCAACTTAAAAACCGCCAAAATCAGCGCTGTGAAACTCAGTACGATGGAAGCCATTTGTAAGGCGTTAAATTGTCAGCCGGGGGATTTGTTTGAATACCGGGAAAAATGACAGATTGCTATTTGTTTTTTATTGTTATAGAAAAGGACAGGTGATGAACCTGTCCTTCTTTTATTTCACCCTATAAAATTTCAAAATGCCTGTTTAGATAATCAAGCGTCCAGCTTTTGCCGCGAATGATGTCGGCGGCGAGAAGGCCGTAAATATTTTCGTATTTCGAGGGAAAGATCCGCCTGTTGACAGCAGGTACGTTTTGCAATTCGACCCTGTAACGACCGATTTCAATCTGGAAATCAGCCGCTTTTCGCACAATTTCTTCTCTCGTACCGTCTACTCCGACGGTGGTCTCGGCATATTCGCTGTCACTTGAAAGCGTCTGATAATAACGATCACCCAATACCGTGCCTGTGTTGCCCGAATCAAATCCGAACAGCACTTTTTTACCGTTTAATGTCGCATGGAGGATGGGCATGTTGTCCCAATCCGCCATCTCGGTATATTTTTTGCCCGCAGTCGGCTCGGAAACCGCCATTGCCGATCTTTCACTGTCGTACCGCCATGTAAAATGTTCAAGAACATCCCACCCCAACAGTCCGTTGATGATAAAATGAGTGCCTTTGTCATCGGTCCCGAAGTCGAGGGTTTCATCCTCCACTACCACCGCTTTTAATTTGCTGACAACATGAGCCCCGATTGATAAATGCGGAATAATGACGGTATCGGCGGTAAACTGCATACCGGCGTTCCCCGCCCCTTTGACGGTTTCGGTATGCCGGACTGCATTCAGTTTTTCGGCGGCAGATCGGCTGATCAGCGTTACGGATGCGCCGGAGTCGAAAACCAGCGGTATCGTGCTTTGACCCGATTTAACCGGAATCAGAAGCAAAGCATCCAAATGACCGGTCGGCAGTGTGCAGGTCTCTTTTGCATAATCGATGTTCATTTCGACGCTCCTGTCTCGCAGACAATCAACGGCACGTTCATTTCGTCGGGGGTGAAACCGGCGTGAGCAGCCTTGAAACTGTGCGAATCGGTTCTCGGTGCGGCGTCGATGGAAATTTCACCGGTTGCGACGGCCAGATAATCTCCGAGGAAGCCCAACGCACGTGGGTGGGGTTCTCCGTCTCCGAATAACTTTTCGGCGAAGACTTTTTCCTTGGAAAGTAGTAAGTAATCGTTGCCGAACTGTGCGGTAAAGGCTGTCTCAAAATCCTCTTCCCTGCCCGGTTTGACAAAGAACGTCAGCGCCCGTGGCTCGATCGAAGGCATACGGGAAAGGCAATCCATGATCTCGGGATATTCGGGGAGATAGCGCCATTCAACATCGATCAAGCCATGATCGGCAGTGATTACAATCAGCGTGTCGGTTAGATCAGAGCAAAGTTTCTCGACCTTTTCATTGATTTGGACGATATCGTTATGTACTGTTTCGTGCATCGTGCCGAGATCGTGCATATCGTAATCCGGCTGGGGCCAATAGGTGTGGATATAATTGCGCTGCGGTTCGGCGCAGAGGGTTTTGACCGTCTCACAAATTTCGTCGATACTCTGGCTCTTATAAATTGAAAACGGCGATACAGACGAGGCCTTCACTTCCCCGCCGGTCGCAGACTTAATCTTATTGTAAATACTCTCATACGGGATATAGCGCCGTGCGACATTATAATCAGCAGCGGGCTGACCGTCGGAACCGGAAATCGTGTTCGGGAAGACGCTGACATTTTTATCGAGTTCCTTGAAATATAAACTCCAGCCCAGCCAACCGTGTTCAATCGGGGCAAGACCGCTTTCAAAGCTCGTGATTGCGGAGACTGTTGTCGGCGGGAACACCGAGGAGATGGTTCCTTTTAAATGGCGGCGCAAAAAGGCATCCTCGGGCAGATGCTTTTTCAATATCGCCGTACCCAAGCCGTCAAACAGCATTACGACAACGTTTTTATAATTCTTTTCGAGCAAGCTGTCCAGTGTTTGCAAAGTCCGATACGGAGTGTGTACTCCGTAATGTCTCTGCACCGAGGCAATCAAGGCCAGCAGGCCGTTGTCGTAATCGACCGGAATCTTACGATCATATTTTTGAAACAGGTCATCGATATAAGGAAAGAGGTCTCTGCCGATGAATTCACCGCGCTCGATCATCTCGTTGATTTCCCGACTTGTTGACCACTTGGCGTCACAGGTCTCGCCCTCCTGAAAGATGACCGATTCAATCGAGCAATCACAGGAAAACACCCAAACATCTGAAAAATCGGGGAAATTGTGAAATTGACGGCGTACACTGCGAAACAAACGACCGTTATCGGGGTTTAATTCGATTCCGAGTTCTTCCCTGGCTTCGCGCACCGCAGCCGTAATGCTGTCCTCACCGGACAGTGCAGAACCGCCGGTACACTCCCACATACCGGCAAACGGTTTGTTCGGCGTACGTTTTGAAATCAACCATTCACCGCGTGAATTGCGCACCCAGACATGTACGACCAGGTGATATTCATCCTGCCGCATCAGCTGCCCGCGTTCGAGCGTCTTGCCGGTTTTATTTCTGCCTTTGTCGTAGATGTCCCACAGTTCGGCCATTGAAACCTCCTTTTTGTACGAAAAAGCGGCTTGTAAAAGCCGCAGGTTGGAAATGAAAGTGAGAATTCGTAAGTCGTTATGCGGCAATCCCATTCGCATGGTTTCTGGATTGCTTCGTCGCTACTCTCCTCGCAAAGACGGATAAGATTTCAAAAAACGAGTTATTTTTCCAGTTTAACTATGGCTTTTTTGACCGCACGAGAGAGTTGGTCGGGGCACGAGGTCGCTTTTCGTCCGCACCGGATACCCGAGAGTTTTTGAATCAGCTCGTCGGCCGGCATTCCGTCACACAGAAGACCAATGCCTTTGAGGTTTCCGTCGCAGCCGCCGATGAAGCGAATGTCGGTGACTTTGTTGTCGGGGGTCAAATCGAATTCGATTCTGCGGCTGCAGGTTCCCTCGGTGAGATAGGTATATTTGCTCATTTACTTGGTTACCGCCTTTGCCACACCGTCTTCGATTGCAGCTTCGGCAACCGCTTTGGCGACCGCTTCGCCAAGTCCTTGTTCAAACGCGCCGGGGATAATGCGCTCTTTGGTGATGTCACCGGTGAAGTCTGCGATGGCCTGTGCCGCCGCACGCTTCATTGCGGGTGTGATATCGGTTGCGCGAACCGAAAGCGCGCCCTTAAAAATGCCCGGGAAAGCCAGAACATTGTTAATTTGATTATAATAATCCGAACGGCCCGTTCCGACAACCGATGCGCCCGCTTCGAGAGCGTCCTCGGGTGCGATCTCAGGCACCGGATTCGCCATTGCAAAGACAATCGGAGCCTTTGCCATGGTCTTGATGTCTTCCTTGGTCACGAGATTGGCCACCGAAAGCCCGATGAATACGTCGGCACCGACAAGCGCGTCTTTAAGACCGCCCTTGATACCGCGCGGGTTGGTACGGGCAGCCAGCGCTTTTCGGTGCTCATCCTTCATACCGTCTTCGGTGATGATGCCTTTGCTGTTGCAGATGATAATATCGGCAACGCCCAAGCCCTCAAAAAATTCCGCGACTGCACAGGCTGCCGCTCCTGCACCGCTGAACACGGCTTTGAGCTTACTGAGCTTGCGGCCCGTCAGCTTGCAGGCATTGATTAATGCCGCTCCGGCAACCACTGCAGTGCCGTGCTGGTCGTCGTGGAAAATCGGAATATCGCAGCATTCGCGCAGGCGTTTTTCGATTTCGAAACAGCGGGGCGCGGAGATGTCCTCCAAATTGACGCCGCCGAAACTATAAGAGATCAATTTGACCGTGCGCACGATTTCGTCCGGGTCCTTGCTGTCGATGCAGATGGGGAATGCGTCGACGCCGCCGAATTCCTTGAACAGTGCGCATTTGCCCTCCATGACCGGCATCGAGGCCCGTGGGCCGATGTCGCCGAGTCCGAGGACCGCCGTGCCGTCGGTGATGACAGCGACCATATTCCAACGGCGGGTCAGGTCGAATCCGCTTTCGGGATCTTTTTCAATCTGCTTGCACGCGTCGGCCACGCCGGGCGTATAAGCGAGAGAAAGGGATTCTCTGCCGTCCAGTTTTACCCGCGAGACGACTTCGATTTTCCCTTTCCATTCATAATGTTTTTCAAGTGCGTTTTTGCTCTCCGTCATAAATTAATCGCTGCCTTCTGCTGTTTTTGTTTTCTGTTATACAAGGCCTTGACCTCGATTTCTGTTACCGTATTGTTGCCGATCGGCCGAATCGGCGTCTCGTACATTCCGTGGAAATCCGAACCTCCGGTCATGACCAGATCATATTGCTCACAGAGCTGTTTTATGTTTTCTTTACAGGCGGCGTTATTGCGGAAGTGTTCCCATTCGATACCATCCAAACCCAGGTCTG includes:
- a CDS encoding ABC transporter permease — protein: MWKFLVRRLFLSVIILFIVALIIYTILRCLPTSYIEAIARERSALPGSKSYSEVLAQLKEVYKMNGSILEGFFAWIGDSLLKGNFGDSWVYNVPVIDKFKEVIWDSFYLGFASLILELVIAIPLGILAARKQYSKTDYAVTVFALVGISLPSFFFATLLKLVFAFKLNWVEPVGKVSRLHDQMTAFGQAMDVSAHFLLPVLTLTIVSIGFLMRYTRTNMLEVLNSDYIRTARAKGLSENKVINKHAFRNTLIPIVTIVGGTLPGLFAGAMITEQLFSIPGIGYTSYNAMIKGDLPFSMFYMLFLAALTLLGTLIADILYAVVDPRVRVN
- a CDS encoding ABC transporter permease; the protein is MDDERKNTNMPPEDENIPPKNEIEEIPADEIDEEIIQEIAQNEGSSCPTGTLDDVQRIKVLSPSMMVLKRFIRNKLAIAGLIIIIAMFLFSFVGGLVHPFGETQIFYKKEDQSSRYASATVNNNYYYDVAEGKSFNSLGLAQFILARNSDKLTFSAMIDGQNMDFLIQQIGEDTYLLNNGSPVVNITLIGSAMNYTPVSGFNLSDAFKTAFTETYNAGETVFTYGGEQYAIQSSKREIVISTFEPAVLLSKNIYDTYSADFKPGFDFKLAAETTLTAMITSMAEQNLPQATAEFEYNGETYSIEVRSDADLSIISAVKDGTATPVANISEIIVTPYANDIFLTVEYKSLVTKAINENLTEFDALDNKGEMVHFTVERKDLEYVIRTNLTTDLIDAYASPSATHWLGTDGSGMDMLVRLMYGGRVSLMIGFVVVIIETLIGIVIGGISGYFGKWVDTILMRLVEIFNCIPTLALFIIIGTAMSALKIDPTVRIYLLMILLGVTGWPGIARVVRGQILSLREQEFMTAAEASGLSTSRKIFKHLIPNVIPQLIVYATMGLGSIILTEATLSFLGLGVKYPYASWGNIINAVNDSYVLQNFWFVWIPAGFLILLTVLGFNFIGDGLRDAFDPKMKR
- a CDS encoding ABC transporter ATP-binding protein, whose amino-acid sequence is MKKNDKKTIKGVNYLSAKEVRAISKRNRKITDELEKKRNRKDVPVSEFTTVMHDPSNVVEFDDLHTYFFTDLGTVKAVDGVSFNVPKGKTVGVVGESGCGKSVTSLSLMQLVQRPTGQIVSGEIRFDSGDGVYDISKVPTNFMQKIRGNMISMIFQEPMTSLNPVFRIGMQVDEVITLHNPEMDKEAVKARTIEMLNLVGIANAEGVYKMYPHELSGGMRQRVMIAIALACNPKLIIADEPTTALDVTIQAQILDLLRNLKDKINGSIMLITHDLGVIAEMADFVVVMYAGRIVEKGTAAEIFANPKHPYTIGLMESKPVVGRVTDRLYNIPGQVPNPINMPNYCYFRDRCEKCIEKCSGEYPAEIKISDTHFVSCYLYDGEGAAK
- a CDS encoding ABC transporter ATP-binding protein, producing MSELLKKNDYKPLVHEKENLIEVNSLRTYFPIKTGLFSHVTGYVKAVDGVSFKIKRGQTMGLVGESGCGKTTIGRTLLRLTPHTDGEVLFEGKSVFKLSKKELLAIRPKMQIIFQDPYSSLSPRMPVGEIIGEAVREHNLVPPDQFDKYITSKMNACGLQEYHKDRYPHEFSGGQRQRICIARALALNPDFVVCDEPVSALDVSIQAQIINLLKDLQHEFNLTYLFISHDLSVVEHISDTIGVMYLGSMVETGTKEDVFREPLHPYTQALFSAIPMPDPTIKMNRIILEGSIPSPANPPAGCKFHTRCKHCMEICKNVIPEPVDVGNGHIVNCHLIKK
- a CDS encoding DUF2975 domain-containing protein, with amino-acid sequence MVHSLIDSKFYKILRVVLNIALWIAAGAFLASFFLLLFKPEMMSNLVLDGFSLNGIDYSETPILKIIFIANTDIIMLLGVFCVWMLRNIVNSLKAGSPFSTDNVRRIRLVGWALFVTAYLRQAASFMAADQVSQMLSEKGLDSFIQAQFRIIPEGAVLAFCVLLLAEIFRYGCMLQAEHDTTV
- a CDS encoding helix-turn-helix transcriptional regulator yields the protein MPIIIRLDRMMADRKMSLNELSERVGITIANLSNLKTAKISAVKLSTMEAICKALNCQPGDLFEYREK
- a CDS encoding aspartyl protease family protein yields the protein MNIDYAKETCTLPTGHLDALLLIPVKSGQSTIPLVFDSGASVTLISRSAAEKLNAVRHTETVKGAGNAGMQFTADTVIIPHLSIGAHVVSKLKAVVVEDETLDFGTDDKGTHFIINGLLGWDVLEHFTWRYDSERSAMAVSEPTAGKKYTEMADWDNMPILHATLNGKKVLFGFDSGNTGTVLGDRYYQTLSSDSEYAETTVGVDGTREEIVRKAADFQIEIGRYRVELQNVPAVNRRIFPSKYENIYGLLAADIIRGKSWTLDYLNRHFEIL
- a CDS encoding NUDIX domain-containing protein gives rise to the protein MAELWDIYDKGRNKTGKTLERGQLMRQDEYHLVVHVWVRNSRGEWLISKRTPNKPFAGMWECTGGSALSGEDSITAAVREAREELGIELNPDNGRLFRSVRRQFHNFPDFSDVWVFSCDCSIESVIFQEGETCDAKWSTSREINEMIERGEFIGRDLFPYIDDLFQKYDRKIPVDYDNGLLALIASVQRHYGVHTPYRTLQTLDSLLEKNYKNVVVMLFDGLGTAILKKHLPEDAFLRRHLKGTISSVFPPTTVSAITSFESGLAPIEHGWLGWSLYFKELDKNVSVFPNTISGSDGQPAADYNVARRYIPYESIYNKIKSATGGEVKASSVSPFSIYKSQSIDEICETVKTLCAEPQRNYIHTYWPQPDYDMHDLGTMHETVHNDIVQINEKVEKLCSDLTDTLIVITADHGLIDVEWRYLPEYPEIMDCLSRMPSIEPRALTFFVKPGREEDFETAFTAQFGNDYLLLSKEKVFAEKLFGDGEPHPRALGFLGDYLAVATGEISIDAAPRTDSHSFKAAHAGFTPDEMNVPLIVCETGASK
- a CDS encoding TIGR03905 family TSCPD domain-containing protein encodes the protein MSKYTYLTEGTCSRRIEFDLTPDNKVTDIRFIGGCDGNLKGIGLLCDGMPADELIQKLSGIRCGRKATSCPDQLSRAVKKAIVKLEK